A portion of the Streptomyces erythrochromogenes genome contains these proteins:
- a CDS encoding type III pantothenate kinase: MLLTIDVGNTHTVLGLFDGDEIVEHWRISTDPQRTADEMAVLMQGLMGMHPMLGSELGDGIHGIAICSAVPSVLHELREVTRRYYGDVPAVIVEPGTKTGVPILMDNPKEVGADRIVNAVAVVELYGGPAIVVDLGTATTFDAVSAKGEYVGGVISPGIEISMDALGVRGAQLRKIELARPRHVIGKSTVEAMQSGVIYGFAGQVDGVVARMAKELAGPNGDPDDVRVIATGGLAPMVLGESSVIDDHEPWLTLIGLRLVYQRNVPNFE, encoded by the coding sequence GTGCTGCTCACCATCGACGTAGGCAACACCCACACGGTCCTGGGCCTGTTCGACGGTGACGAGATCGTCGAGCACTGGCGCATCTCGACCGACCCGCAGCGCACGGCCGACGAGATGGCCGTGCTGATGCAGGGGCTGATGGGCATGCACCCGATGCTCGGCAGCGAGCTGGGCGACGGGATCCACGGCATCGCGATCTGCTCGGCGGTGCCGTCGGTCCTGCACGAGCTCCGCGAGGTGACCCGCCGCTACTACGGCGACGTGCCCGCTGTGATCGTGGAGCCGGGCACGAAGACGGGCGTGCCGATCCTGATGGACAACCCGAAGGAGGTCGGCGCGGACCGCATCGTGAACGCGGTCGCGGTGGTCGAGCTCTACGGGGGCCCGGCGATCGTGGTGGACCTCGGTACGGCGACCACCTTCGACGCGGTGTCCGCGAAGGGCGAGTACGTGGGCGGGGTGATCTCCCCGGGCATCGAGATCTCGATGGACGCGCTCGGCGTACGGGGCGCCCAGCTGCGCAAGATCGAGCTGGCCCGGCCGCGCCACGTGATCGGCAAGTCCACGGTCGAGGCGATGCAGTCGGGCGTGATCTACGGTTTCGCGGGTCAGGTCGACGGGGTCGTGGCCCGGATGGCCAAGGAGCTGGCCGGGCCGAACGGCGATCCGGACGACGTCCGGGTCATCGCGACCGGCGGTCTGGCCCCGATGGTGCTCGGCGAGTCGTCGGTGATCGACGACCACGAGCCGTGGCTGACGCTGATCGGGCTGCGGCTGGTGTACCAGCGCAACGTGCCGAACTTCGAGTAG
- a CDS encoding DUF5937 family protein, with protein MSVTIDIAGLPQERITFAPSPLAELCMALHALSQPSHHPRLASWTTATSASLDPCLADRLLEAEFMWRSSFSDIFMAFAGVPGGSGRPAATLAEELDVVDRLDDERFVGAALEHCWLGLYNEGGGPSPLKDAAARARALEAAAARGPGPLAFSVRLLDDTAAVRVWLRRLLEDCDEAFFAETWKRLEPGQSADARHKAELLRRKGLPAALKDVSTALSVDEGLTTVTADKMVHGTTTATDPRIGSGLVFVPTDFGWPHLLVLHAPRWRPVVHYPLDTPGPASGPGSVELLQRRMEALAHPMRMMLCRSLARAPYTTSELANVYGITAPEVSRHLAVLKRAGLMHTRRQGRYAQHQLDLGAVARIGSDFIEGILR; from the coding sequence ATGAGCGTCACCATCGACATCGCCGGGCTCCCCCAGGAGCGGATCACCTTCGCGCCCTCCCCGCTCGCGGAGCTCTGCATGGCCCTGCACGCTCTCTCGCAGCCGTCGCACCACCCGCGGCTCGCCTCCTGGACGACCGCCACCTCCGCCTCGCTCGATCCGTGTCTCGCGGACCGCCTGCTGGAGGCCGAGTTCATGTGGCGCAGTTCCTTCTCCGACATCTTCATGGCCTTCGCCGGGGTCCCCGGTGGGTCCGGACGGCCGGCGGCGACGCTCGCCGAGGAGCTCGACGTGGTCGACCGGCTGGACGACGAGCGGTTCGTGGGGGCCGCCCTGGAGCACTGCTGGCTGGGGCTCTACAACGAGGGCGGCGGGCCCTCGCCGCTGAAGGACGCGGCGGCCCGGGCCAGGGCGCTGGAGGCGGCCGCCGCCCGCGGCCCCGGCCCCCTGGCCTTCTCCGTGCGGCTGCTGGACGACACCGCGGCCGTGCGGGTGTGGCTCAGGCGGCTCCTGGAGGACTGCGACGAGGCGTTCTTCGCCGAGACGTGGAAGCGCCTTGAGCCCGGGCAGAGCGCCGACGCCCGGCACAAGGCCGAGCTGCTGCGCCGCAAGGGCCTGCCGGCCGCGCTGAAGGACGTCTCGACGGCGCTGAGCGTCGACGAGGGCCTCACGACCGTCACCGCCGACAAGATGGTCCACGGGACCACCACGGCCACCGATCCCCGAATAGGCAGCGGCCTCGTCTTCGTGCCGACCGACTTCGGCTGGCCGCACCTGCTGGTGCTGCACGCACCGCGGTGGCGGCCGGTGGTCCACTATCCGCTCGACACCCCCGGGCCGGCCTCCGGGCCGGGCTCGGTGGAGCTGCTCCAGCGGCGGATGGAGGCACTGGCGCACCCGATGCGGATGATGCTGTGCCGGAGTCTGGCCCGGGCGCCGTACACGACGAGCGAACTGGCGAACGTGTACGGGATCACCGCGCCGGAGGTGTCGCGGCACCTGGCCGTCCTGAAAAGGGCCGGTCTGATGCATACGCGGAGGCAAGGCCGCTATGCCCAACACCAGTTGGATCTGGGTGCTGTCGCCCGCATCGGGTCCGACTTCATCGAGGGCATCCTCCGGTAG
- a CDS encoding M28 family metallopeptidase translates to MPSRRIAAATAALAAAALVSPLLLAGPAGATGSPQSDAAKADALARKLVKDATGKGAFNHLKVLQSIADYNNGNRAAGSKGHEQSAKYVEAVMKAAGYKVTRNEFDFVFVETIEEKLTVNGANGRDVPIHLMTYTANSPEGGVTAPVAVAPVDADGTNGCEPGDFAAGAFTGKIALVKRGGCTFAVKQQNAAAAGAVGAVIYNNTAGALNGTIGDPAAGKVPTGGITQEDGEKLAAEAAAGPVELTLDIRELRENRKTFNVVAETKGGDENNTVFLGAHLDSVAAGPGINDNGSGSAGILQVAQRLASEQKKIKNKVKFAWWSAEEFGLLGSEAYVAGLTDAQKKQIKLYLNFDMIGSPNAAYFVYDGDDSDGVGAGPGPEGSAQLEKGITDFLDSKKIPHAGTDFSGRSDYGPFIEVGIPSGGTFTGAEGIKTPEEAAKFGGQAGVAYDVNYHGKGDDITNIDQKALDINVDVIADAVGHYAYDLAPLSKPVVSTPTPGGSGGGGGLHPGHDEVKQ, encoded by the coding sequence ATGCCCTCACGCCGTATAGCCGCAGCAACCGCCGCCCTGGCAGCCGCGGCCCTCGTCTCTCCCCTGCTGCTCGCCGGACCGGCCGGTGCCACCGGAAGCCCGCAGAGCGATGCCGCCAAGGCGGACGCGCTGGCCCGGAAGCTGGTCAAGGACGCGACCGGCAAGGGAGCCTTCAACCACCTCAAGGTCCTGCAGTCGATCGCCGACTACAACAACGGCAACCGGGCGGCCGGTTCCAAGGGCCACGAGCAGTCGGCCAAGTACGTCGAGGCCGTGATGAAGGCGGCCGGCTACAAGGTCACCCGCAACGAGTTCGACTTCGTCTTCGTCGAGACCATCGAGGAGAAGCTCACCGTCAACGGTGCGAACGGGCGCGACGTCCCGATCCACCTGATGACGTACACGGCGAACTCCCCCGAGGGCGGTGTGACGGCCCCGGTCGCCGTCGCCCCGGTCGACGCGGACGGGACCAACGGCTGCGAGCCCGGCGACTTCGCCGCCGGCGCCTTCACCGGCAAGATCGCCCTGGTCAAGCGCGGCGGCTGCACCTTCGCGGTGAAGCAGCAGAACGCGGCGGCCGCCGGTGCGGTCGGCGCGGTCATCTACAACAACACCGCGGGCGCCCTGAACGGCACCATCGGCGACCCGGCCGCGGGCAAGGTCCCCACGGGCGGCATCACCCAGGAGGACGGCGAGAAGCTGGCCGCCGAGGCCGCCGCCGGCCCGGTCGAGCTCACCCTCGACATCCGCGAGCTGCGGGAGAACCGCAAGACCTTCAACGTCGTCGCCGAGACCAAGGGCGGCGACGAGAACAACACGGTCTTCCTCGGCGCCCACCTCGACTCGGTCGCGGCCGGGCCGGGCATCAACGACAACGGATCCGGCTCCGCCGGCATCCTCCAGGTCGCCCAGCGGCTCGCGAGCGAGCAGAAGAAGATCAAGAACAAGGTCAAGTTCGCCTGGTGGTCGGCGGAGGAGTTCGGCCTGCTCGGCTCCGAGGCCTACGTCGCCGGTCTGACCGACGCCCAGAAGAAGCAGATCAAGCTCTACCTCAACTTCGACATGATCGGCTCGCCGAACGCCGCGTACTTCGTGTACGACGGCGACGACTCGGACGGCGTCGGCGCTGGCCCGGGCCCGGAGGGCTCCGCCCAGCTGGAGAAGGGGATCACCGACTTCCTCGACTCCAAGAAGATCCCGCACGCCGGCACGGACTTCTCCGGCCGCTCGGACTACGGCCCGTTCATCGAGGTCGGCATCCCCTCCGGCGGCACCTTCACCGGCGCCGAGGGCATCAAGACGCCCGAAGAGGCCGCGAAGTTCGGCGGCCAGGCCGGTGTCGCCTACGACGTGAACTACCACGGCAAGGGTGACGACATCACCAACATCGACCAGAAGGCGCTCGACATCAACGTCGACGTCATCGCGGACGCGGTCGGCCACTACGCCTACGACCTCGCCCCGCTGTCGAAGCCGGTCGTCTCGACGCCGACCCCCGGCGGCAGCGGCGGTGGCGGCGGTCTGCACCCGGGCCACGACGAGGTCAAGCAGTAG
- a CDS encoding SAM-dependent methyltransferase, whose product MSTPGEPTAAVRWRVAMDAALYGPGGFYVRPAGPGPAGHFRTSVHASALFAGAVARLLRWVDAELGRPRELDLVDVGAGRAELLSGVLAALDPGTAARVRPYAVERAGRPEGLDPRIRWTGEVPEGVTGLLFANEWLDNVPLDVAEDGHYVLVAPDGTESRGGPLEDADRAWLERWWPGGGRAEIGRPRDEAWAAAAGSLERGLAVAVDYAHTRQARPPFGTLTGFRGGREVPAVPDGSCDVTAHVALDACAGPGSVLLTQREALTALGVSGERPPLALASSDPAAYVRALASAGEAAELTSRSGLGAFGWLVQPVGVPPWPGPGPGRGPGPESEPTRA is encoded by the coding sequence ATGAGCACTCCTGGTGAACCCACCGCTGCGGTCCGGTGGCGAGTTGCGATGGACGCCGCGCTGTACGGGCCCGGCGGCTTCTACGTGCGCCCCGCAGGCCCGGGTCCGGCCGGCCACTTCCGTACCTCCGTGCACGCCTCCGCCCTGTTCGCGGGGGCCGTGGCCCGGCTGCTGCGGTGGGTGGACGCGGAGCTCGGGCGGCCGCGCGAGCTCGACCTCGTCGACGTGGGGGCCGGCCGGGCGGAGCTGCTGTCGGGGGTGCTCGCCGCGCTGGACCCGGGAACGGCCGCGCGCGTGCGCCCGTACGCCGTGGAACGGGCCGGGCGGCCCGAGGGGCTCGACCCGCGGATCCGCTGGACCGGGGAGGTGCCCGAGGGGGTGACCGGGCTGCTCTTCGCCAACGAATGGCTGGACAACGTCCCCCTCGACGTCGCCGAGGACGGACACTACGTCCTGGTCGCGCCGGACGGTACGGAGAGCCGCGGCGGCCCGCTGGAGGACGCGGACCGGGCCTGGCTGGAGCGGTGGTGGCCGGGCGGCGGCCGCGCGGAGATCGGCCGCCCGCGCGACGAGGCCTGGGCGGCGGCCGCCGGGAGCCTGGAGCGGGGCCTGGCGGTGGCGGTGGACTACGCCCACACCCGGCAGGCCCGGCCCCCGTTCGGCACCCTGACGGGCTTCCGGGGCGGCCGGGAGGTTCCGGCCGTCCCGGACGGCAGCTGCGACGTCACCGCCCACGTGGCGCTGGACGCCTGCGCCGGGCCGGGATCGGTGCTGCTGACCCAGCGCGAGGCCCTGACCGCTCTCGGGGTCTCGGGTGAGCGGCCCCCGCTCGCCCTGGCCTCCTCGGATCCGGCGGCCTACGTACGGGCCCTGGCCTCGGCCGGCGAGGCGGCGGAGCTGACCTCCCGCTCCGGCCTGGGCGCCTTCGGCTGGCTGGTCCAGCCGGTGGGCGTGCCCCCCTGGCCGGGGCCGGGGCCGGGGCGGGGGCCGGGGCCGGAGTCCGAGCCGACGCGGGCCTGA
- a CDS encoding sensor histidine kinase, which translates to MQRLYDFLRRHPTGVDSFWAVLFFGVSMLNVTGEPDISRPLKIAAVPVVIALSTALALRRKWTQAMFWLTLGAGLLQLGAGIVAGFYDIAMFVILYTVAASEVPRWVSRTALGWGLVAAPLYFLRYGVDKGTNDVDNVLFAIFMIVPFVLAWVLGDSLRTRRAYYAQLVERNHRLEKEREAQSKVAVAAERARIARELHDVVAHNVSVMVVQADGAAYVMDVAPEQAKEALQTISGTGRQALAEMRRLLGVLRTGEPQESEDYVPQPDVEQIEVLVEQVRAAGLTVDFEVEGAPRQLPSGVELTAYRIVQEALTNTRKHGGPDAKASVRLVYFDDGLGLLVEDDGRGAAHELYEDGGADGAGHGLIGMRERIGMVGGTLDAGPRPGGGFRISALLPLKKR; encoded by the coding sequence GTGCAGCGCCTCTACGACTTCCTCCGCAGACACCCGACGGGCGTCGACAGCTTCTGGGCTGTGCTCTTCTTCGGGGTCTCGATGCTGAACGTCACGGGCGAGCCCGACATCAGCCGACCCCTGAAGATCGCCGCCGTCCCCGTGGTGATCGCTCTGAGCACGGCCCTGGCCCTGCGCCGCAAGTGGACGCAGGCGATGTTCTGGCTCACCCTCGGGGCGGGTCTGCTCCAGCTGGGCGCGGGGATCGTCGCGGGGTTCTACGACATCGCCATGTTCGTGATCCTCTACACGGTCGCCGCGAGCGAGGTCCCGCGCTGGGTCTCGCGCACCGCCCTGGGCTGGGGGCTGGTGGCCGCGCCGCTCTACTTCCTGCGGTACGGCGTGGACAAGGGCACCAACGACGTCGACAACGTCCTCTTCGCTATCTTCATGATCGTCCCCTTCGTCCTGGCCTGGGTGCTGGGCGACTCCCTGCGCACCCGGCGGGCCTATTACGCCCAGCTGGTCGAGCGCAACCACCGGCTGGAGAAGGAGCGCGAGGCCCAGTCCAAGGTGGCCGTGGCCGCCGAGCGCGCCCGGATCGCCCGCGAGCTGCACGACGTCGTCGCCCACAACGTCTCGGTGATGGTGGTCCAGGCGGACGGCGCCGCGTACGTCATGGACGTGGCCCCCGAGCAGGCCAAGGAGGCCCTCCAGACCATCTCCGGCACCGGCCGCCAGGCCCTCGCCGAGATGCGCCGGCTGCTCGGCGTCCTGCGCACGGGCGAGCCCCAGGAGTCCGAGGACTACGTGCCGCAGCCCGACGTCGAGCAGATCGAGGTCCTGGTCGAGCAGGTGCGGGCGGCCGGGCTCACGGTGGACTTCGAGGTCGAGGGCGCCCCGCGGCAGCTGCCCAGCGGCGTCGAGCTGACGGCGTACCGGATCGTGCAGGAGGCGCTGACCAACACCCGCAAGCACGGCGGCCCCGACGCGAAGGCCAGCGTCCGCCTGGTCTATTTCGACGACGGGCTCGGCCTGCTGGTCGAGGACGACGGCCGCGGCGCGGCCCACGAGCTGTACGAGGACGGCGGCGCGGACGGCGCCGGACACGGGCTGATCGGCATGCGCGAGCGGATCGGTATGGTCGGCGGAACCCTGGACGCGGGGCCGCGGCCCGGTGGCGGCTTCCGGATCAGCGCACTGCTGCCCCTGAAGAAGAGATGA
- a CDS encoding response regulator transcription factor: MSIRVMLVDDQVLLRTGFRMVLAAQPDMEVVAEAGDGLEALEVLRATKVDVVLMDVRMPRLDGVEATRRICELAEHPKVIILTTFDLDEYAFSGLKAGASGFMLKDVPPAELLGAIRSVHSGDAVVAPSTTRRLLDRFAPMLPTTTQEPEHKEIERLTEREREVMLLVAQGLSNGEIAARLVLSEATVKTHVGRILTKLGLRDRVQVVVLAYETGLVRAGGGAG; encoded by the coding sequence ATGTCCATCCGAGTGATGCTGGTCGACGACCAGGTCCTGCTGCGCACCGGCTTCCGCATGGTGCTCGCCGCCCAGCCGGACATGGAGGTCGTCGCCGAGGCGGGCGACGGCCTGGAGGCGCTGGAGGTGCTGCGGGCCACGAAGGTGGACGTGGTGCTGATGGACGTCCGCATGCCGAGGCTCGACGGCGTCGAGGCGACGCGGCGGATCTGCGAGCTTGCGGAACACCCGAAGGTGATCATCCTGACCACCTTCGACCTGGACGAGTACGCCTTCTCGGGCCTGAAGGCGGGCGCGAGCGGCTTCATGCTGAAGGACGTGCCGCCGGCCGAACTGCTCGGCGCCATCCGCTCGGTGCACAGCGGGGACGCGGTGGTGGCCCCGTCCACGACGCGGCGCCTGCTGGACCGCTTCGCGCCGATGCTGCCGACGACGACGCAGGAGCCGGAGCACAAGGAGATCGAGCGGCTGACGGAGCGCGAGCGCGAGGTCATGCTGCTGGTGGCACAGGGGCTGTCGAACGGCGAGATCGCGGCGCGGCTGGTCCTGTCGGAGGCGACGGTGAAGACCCACGTGGGCCGCATCCTGACCAAGCTGGGCCTGCGCGACCGGGTGCAGGTGGTGGTCCTGGCCTACGAGACGGGCCTGGTCCGCGCGGGCGGCGGGGCCGGCTAG
- a CDS encoding ASCH domain-containing protein: MDSTMNLPTEEDLELVEFAQRVVETNGDGEVHTVGAAVRDAQGRMFGGINLYHFTGGPCAELVALGHARAAGARELTAIAAVGDRGRGVLAPCGRDRQVLLDHHPGIRVLVPAAGGIRSVAITDLLPHAYVWGEQSAASDGAPCSAAMQTLHFHRAYLEAVRTGRKTTTVRFRDPVETGPVNMVFELDDEVVLSGVVTRITSKSVAELTEADAVADGFRDLAELQDRLRFHYPDIESTDDATIVHFRLTR; the protein is encoded by the coding sequence ATGGACAGCACGATGAATCTGCCGACGGAAGAAGACCTGGAGCTGGTCGAGTTCGCCCAGCGCGTCGTCGAGACCAACGGTGACGGTGAGGTGCACACCGTCGGGGCAGCCGTGAGAGACGCACAGGGCCGGATGTTCGGTGGTATCAACCTCTATCACTTCACCGGCGGACCTTGCGCGGAGTTGGTGGCGCTCGGGCATGCGCGTGCTGCGGGAGCACGCGAGCTGACGGCGATTGCTGCCGTCGGTGATAGGGGGCGCGGCGTGCTCGCGCCGTGTGGCCGGGACCGGCAGGTCCTGCTCGACCACCACCCGGGTATCCGCGTCCTCGTGCCGGCAGCCGGCGGCATTCGCAGTGTCGCGATCACCGATCTCCTGCCCCATGCCTACGTCTGGGGGGAGCAGTCCGCAGCGTCCGACGGAGCGCCGTGCTCGGCCGCGATGCAGACCCTGCATTTCCATCGCGCCTATCTCGAGGCTGTACGCACCGGGCGGAAGACGACCACGGTGCGGTTCCGTGACCCGGTGGAGACGGGCCCGGTGAACATGGTGTTCGAGTTGGATGACGAGGTGGTGCTCTCCGGTGTGGTCACTCGGATCACTTCCAAGAGCGTTGCCGAGTTGACCGAGGCGGACGCTGTCGCCGACGGGTTTCGTGATCTCGCCGAGCTGCAGGACAGGCTGCGGTTCCACTACCCCGACATCGAATCAACCGATGACGCCACCATCGTTCATTTCCGTCTGACGCGTTGA
- a CDS encoding PH domain-containing protein has translation MSADPAGPAGTPPAPPAGPAGGGPGAERRLHPFTPLRRAWVPIAATVGILAQQGDRAARWVADLSTLLRLATLVGVVLMFGVYGFLSWWFTHYAVTDTELRIRTGLLFRRTAHIRLDRLQAVDVTRPLLARLTGVASLRLDVIGTEEKDQLSFLGEQEAVALRAELLARAAGFAPEEAVRLGEAPQRELLRVTPRELAVSLALSLGVWAALAGGIIAPFFVWWISSSPWAAVVTLLPMLGGVWAATVGRFLTEYDWRVAESPDGLRLDHGMLDRAHETVPPGRVQTVRIVEPLLWRRSDRVRVELAVAGSKNEVLVPVASRAAAYAVIARVLPGVDLAGLSFSGSPDTGSRWVVPVWWKGYALALSPEVFAARHGRLCRRTEIVPHAKVQSVRFSQGPWARARGVADVHVDTGANGTVTARLRAASEAARLLHDQAARSHTSRASARPDRWMTQTDLQA, from the coding sequence GTGAGCGCCGACCCGGCCGGCCCCGCCGGTACCCCTCCCGCCCCTCCTGCCGGTCCCGCCGGTGGCGGGCCGGGGGCCGAGCGCCGGCTGCACCCCTTCACGCCGCTGCGCCGCGCCTGGGTGCCGATCGCCGCGACCGTCGGCATCCTCGCCCAGCAGGGCGACCGGGCGGCGCGCTGGGTGGCGGACCTCTCCACGCTCCTACGGCTGGCGACGCTGGTCGGCGTCGTCCTGATGTTCGGCGTGTACGGCTTCCTGAGCTGGTGGTTCACCCACTACGCCGTGACCGACACCGAACTGCGCATCCGCACCGGGCTGCTCTTCCGCCGCACCGCGCACATCCGGCTGGACCGGCTCCAGGCCGTCGACGTCACCCGGCCCCTGCTGGCCCGGCTGACCGGAGTCGCGAGCCTGCGCCTCGACGTCATCGGCACCGAGGAGAAGGACCAGCTGTCCTTCCTCGGCGAGCAGGAGGCCGTCGCCCTGCGCGCCGAGCTCCTGGCACGCGCCGCCGGCTTCGCCCCCGAGGAGGCGGTGCGCCTCGGCGAGGCCCCGCAGCGCGAACTGCTGCGGGTGACCCCGCGCGAGCTCGCCGTCTCGCTGGCGCTCAGCCTCGGCGTCTGGGCCGCGCTGGCCGGCGGGATCATCGCGCCGTTCTTCGTGTGGTGGATCAGCTCCAGCCCGTGGGCGGCCGTCGTCACCCTCCTGCCGATGCTGGGCGGGGTCTGGGCGGCCACCGTCGGCCGCTTCCTCACCGAGTACGACTGGCGGGTCGCCGAGTCCCCGGACGGGCTGCGCCTGGACCACGGGATGCTGGACCGCGCCCACGAGACCGTGCCGCCGGGCCGCGTGCAGACCGTACGGATCGTGGAGCCGCTGCTGTGGCGGCGCAGCGACCGGGTCCGCGTGGAGCTGGCCGTGGCCGGGTCGAAGAACGAGGTCCTGGTGCCGGTGGCCTCCCGGGCCGCCGCGTACGCCGTGATCGCCCGCGTCCTGCCCGGGGTGGACCTGGCGGGCCTGTCCTTCTCGGGCTCCCCGGACACCGGATCGCGCTGGGTGGTCCCGGTGTGGTGGAAGGGCTACGCCCTGGCGCTCTCCCCGGAGGTGTTCGCCGCCCGGCACGGCCGCCTGTGCCGGCGTACGGAGATCGTCCCGCACGCCAAGGTGCAGAGCGTCCGCTTCTCCCAGGGCCCGTGGGCCCGCGCCCGCGGCGTCGCCGACGTCCACGTGGACACCGGCGCGAACGGCACGGTCACCGCCCGGCTGCGGGCGGCCTCCGAGGCCGCGCGGCTCCTGCACGACCAGGCCGCCCGCTCCCACACCTCCCGCGCGAGCGCCCGCCCGGACCGCTGGATGACGCAGACCGACCTGCAGGCGTGA
- a CDS encoding PH domain-containing protein, whose amino-acid sequence MDTGTKGETGEPGWVGLPGGLLTLRRTLLVGWTCLLAVATGLLLGLLVGPAWAAVGAFWLAVGAWGWVLIGRNWRSWRYAERADDLLISRGVLWREQTVVPYGRMQLVEVTSGPLERRFGLASLQLHTAAAATDARIPGLVPAEAERLRDRLAALGEARSAGL is encoded by the coding sequence ATGGATACGGGGACGAAGGGTGAGACGGGCGAGCCCGGCTGGGTCGGGCTGCCGGGCGGGCTGCTCACCCTGCGGCGGACGCTGCTCGTGGGCTGGACCTGTCTGCTGGCGGTGGCGACCGGGCTGCTGCTCGGCCTGCTCGTGGGGCCGGCGTGGGCGGCGGTGGGGGCGTTCTGGCTCGCCGTGGGGGCCTGGGGCTGGGTGCTCATCGGCCGCAACTGGCGGTCCTGGCGGTACGCCGAGCGCGCCGACGACCTGCTGATCAGCCGGGGGGTGCTGTGGCGGGAGCAGACCGTGGTCCCGTACGGCCGGATGCAGCTGGTCGAGGTCACCTCGGGCCCGCTGGAGCGGCGCTTCGGCCTGGCCTCCCTCCAGCTGCACACGGCGGCGGCGGCCACCGACGCCCGGATCCCCGGGCTGGTGCCGGCCGAGGCGGAGCGGCTGCGCGACCGGCTCGCCGCCCTCGGCGAGGCAAGGTCGGCGGGCCTGTGA